The Paenibacillus sp. MBLB1832 genome has a window encoding:
- a CDS encoding C40 family peptidase: MKKWTTLVAALMVILTLVVPKESQAEDGVTTKGQIVAGVSFRDQPSTSSNVIRMLKANEIVTVTDYTTPSWFQIKDAQGVKGYVSTNSKYINIISNAEIIYGVNFRTMPTSEAGSGSKVIRLLAKGEEVLVTDKVNDNWYKIEDGNGVIGYVSSSSKYIITDFSVIKPNMPLGDEIEAVISAGQGYMGTPYEYGSARNDPSTFDCSDFIQTIFWDALRLSLPSDSAAQGSYVRSLGPIVKDWTTLKRGDLMFFSSYKGAKASDYAGVNILTEPITHVGIYLGNGQMLHTYSVESGGVRIDTIDGKQWENRFLYGGSVLR, encoded by the coding sequence ATGAAAAAGTGGACAACCTTAGTTGCAGCACTCATGGTTATATTGACGTTAGTAGTACCGAAGGAATCACAAGCTGAGGATGGGGTCACCACCAAAGGTCAGATTGTGGCAGGTGTCAGTTTTCGAGATCAACCTAGCACATCAAGCAATGTCATTCGTATGTTGAAAGCCAATGAGATCGTAACGGTAACGGATTACACGACGCCTAGTTGGTTTCAAATTAAGGATGCACAGGGTGTCAAAGGATACGTATCGACCAATAGTAAATACATAAACATCATTAGTAATGCTGAAATTATTTATGGCGTTAACTTTCGCACAATGCCGACTTCGGAAGCGGGTTCAGGCTCCAAGGTGATTCGCTTGCTTGCGAAAGGTGAAGAAGTACTAGTTACGGATAAAGTAAACGACAATTGGTACAAAATTGAAGATGGTAACGGTGTCATCGGATATGTGAGCTCCAGTTCGAAATATATTATCACTGATTTCTCAGTCATAAAACCGAATATGCCGCTAGGCGATGAAATCGAAGCTGTCATCTCGGCGGGCCAAGGATACATGGGAACACCATATGAATATGGTTCTGCACGGAATGATCCGAGCACATTTGATTGCTCTGATTTCATTCAGACGATATTCTGGGATGCGCTTCGCTTATCCTTGCCAAGTGATTCAGCCGCTCAAGGCAGTTATGTTCGGTCCCTGGGACCTATTGTCAAAGATTGGACAACATTGAAACGTGGGGACCTAATGTTCTTCAGCAGCTACAAAGGCGCCAAAGCTTCTGATTATGCAGGTGTTAATATTTTGACAGAACCGATTACACATGTAGGCATTTATTTAGGAAACGGTCAAATGCTTCATACCTACTCCGTTGAATCAGGTGGCGTTCGCATCGATACGATCGATGGAAAGCAGTGGGAAAATCGATTTTTGTATGGCGGCAGTGTTTTACGATAA
- a CDS encoding phosphotransferase — protein MRVKDQEERLMEVPSHWFPTQTWKLRIGTGGMNNTTRFVDVDDRTYVLRLYETHRDRNKIAFEHRVLLQLAAIREELAFEIPRPLERPNGETVVTLGEEGGKLAALFTFTEGQNPIEVSSRHLTEMGQAVGQLSKCLAQISVDIQPQYNPYYEIEHIHPSCTPEAIRAFCLQAPEPFTKQQNKLKYIYSRYMALYDAIPAIRKLPHQLVHGDINGSNMLVNENGHIAAILDFEFVTMDVRVMELAVCLSDLIDPAMDEKVLRARCTAFYQGYQSYIQLGDDEIRVLPLLIELRRLDVFIHFLGRYMDGVDPQGVLVDIIQNTYEKTKWLDVHDTLLRFTTREMK, from the coding sequence ATGCGTGTGAAAGATCAAGAAGAACGTTTAATGGAGGTACCTTCTCATTGGTTCCCAACACAGACCTGGAAGCTTCGCATTGGAACAGGCGGGATGAACAATACAACACGATTCGTTGATGTAGATGATCGAACGTACGTACTGAGACTGTACGAGACACATCGTGACAGGAATAAGATTGCCTTTGAACATCGAGTGCTGCTCCAATTAGCGGCAATCCGAGAAGAATTAGCTTTTGAAATCCCGCGGCCGCTCGAAAGGCCAAATGGCGAAACGGTTGTTACGCTTGGTGAGGAAGGAGGGAAGCTGGCGGCGCTGTTCACTTTCACAGAAGGTCAGAATCCGATCGAAGTTTCCTCACGTCATCTCACGGAAATGGGGCAAGCTGTTGGCCAGTTGTCCAAGTGTTTAGCCCAAATATCCGTCGATATTCAGCCGCAATATAACCCTTACTATGAGATTGAGCATATACACCCAAGTTGCACACCAGAAGCAATTCGTGCATTCTGCCTGCAAGCGCCAGAGCCCTTCACAAAGCAGCAGAATAAGCTGAAATACATTTACAGCCGCTATATGGCGTTGTATGACGCAATTCCCGCGATCCGCAAGTTACCGCATCAGCTTGTGCATGGCGATATCAATGGGTCGAATATGTTAGTGAATGAGAATGGGCACATTGCCGCTATTCTAGACTTCGAATTCGTGACGATGGACGTGCGAGTCATGGAATTGGCTGTGTGTCTATCCGATTTAATTGATCCTGCCATGGATGAAAAGGTACTTAGAGCGCGGTGTACAGCTTTCTATCAAGGCTATCAATCCTACATCCAGCTTGGCGATGATGAGATTCGAGTATTACCTCTATTAATCGAGCTTCGGAGGTTGGATGTGTTTATTCATTTTCTAGGCCGATATATGGATGGCGTTGATCCGCAAGGCGTTCTTGTCGATATTATTCAGAATACATATGAAAAAACGAAATGGCTTGACGTTCACGATACGCTGCTGCGTTTCACTACGCGGGAGATGAAATAG
- a CDS encoding DUF3892 domain-containing protein, protein MPRRRSGPHTIDPNKAMIKEVHYEDGSIQAVKFQNGQVVDVQTAIEMTEADLIEDANTGVNREGEKTLRSYPDGDPSNNLSNLPRF, encoded by the coding sequence ATGCCGAGACGTCGAAGTGGACCACATACCATTGATCCGAACAAAGCGATGATTAAAGAAGTCCATTATGAGGACGGGAGTATTCAAGCGGTGAAGTTTCAGAATGGTCAGGTCGTCGATGTCCAAACAGCCATCGAGATGACCGAAGCGGATTTAATCGAAGATGCAAATACGGGTGTGAATCGCGAAGGAGAGAAAACGCTGCGTTCGTATCCTGATGGCGATCCGAGCAATAATTTATCGAACTTACCGCGGTTCTAA
- a CDS encoding RNA polymerase sigma factor — MAIKDQLEAELIACITEHKANVYRLAYTYVKNQEDALDIVQDAIQKALSASGTLKNTTYIKSWFYRIVVNTALDFLRKHKKLTIIDDITLEAMTPGSEDTYANIDLEKALDELPTMYRSVVTLRYFEDLKIDEIADVLKENTSTIKTRLYHALKLLRIKLLDDSLVEVN; from the coding sequence ATGGCTATCAAAGATCAATTAGAAGCGGAGCTAATCGCTTGCATCACCGAGCATAAAGCCAATGTGTACCGTTTAGCCTACACCTACGTCAAGAATCAGGAAGATGCACTCGATATTGTGCAAGATGCGATTCAGAAGGCGCTATCGGCTTCGGGCACACTCAAGAATACGACATACATCAAGAGTTGGTTTTACCGGATCGTGGTGAACACGGCACTTGATTTTCTACGGAAGCATAAGAAGCTGACCATTATCGATGACATCACGCTGGAAGCGATGACGCCTGGCAGTGAAGATACATATGCGAATATCGATTTGGAAAAGGCTTTGGACGAATTGCCAACGATGTATCGCAGCGTAGTTACGCTTCGATATTTTGAAGATTTGAAGATCGATGAAATTGCTGATGTGTTAAAAGAAAATACAAGTACGATCAAGACACGCTTATATCACGCTTTGAAATTACTGCGTATCAAATTGCTCGATGATTCGCTAGTGGAGGTCAACTAA
- a CDS encoding RsiV family protein, translating into MDEKIEQMKQQYMDIPIPAELDFIVNRAIQLHKKKSKRSMKWVAAAAAAVVILVAGLNTSPALAQSLSEVPYVGKIMKVLTFRAYTFDDGAHIAKIEVPIITNIDNKTLEESLNTKYLEESKELYASFMTDMEKMKASGKEGHLGVDSGYVVKTDNDLILAVGRYVVNTVGSSSTTFQYDTIDKKNQLLITLPSLFRDESYVQTISQNIKEQMLQRMKDDPSKVYWVEGAPIDAKMAIFKTIKKDQSFYINAQNKLVIVFQKYEVTPGYMGVVEFVIPTNLISEQLSTHAYLSPE; encoded by the coding sequence ATGGACGAGAAGATTGAACAAATGAAACAACAATATATGGACATTCCGATCCCAGCTGAGCTGGATTTTATTGTGAATCGTGCGATTCAGCTCCATAAGAAAAAGTCGAAGCGCAGCATGAAATGGGTTGCCGCGGCAGCAGCAGCCGTCGTGATCCTTGTAGCAGGTTTGAATACGAGCCCAGCGCTTGCACAATCACTATCTGAGGTACCATATGTAGGTAAAATCATGAAAGTGTTAACCTTCCGTGCTTATACGTTTGATGATGGTGCGCACATCGCGAAGATCGAAGTACCGATCATCACGAACATAGATAATAAAACGTTAGAGGAATCCCTTAATACGAAGTATTTAGAGGAAAGTAAGGAGCTGTACGCTAGTTTCATGACGGATATGGAGAAGATGAAGGCGAGCGGAAAAGAAGGGCATCTAGGTGTGGATAGTGGATATGTCGTCAAAACGGACAATGATCTTATTTTGGCTGTAGGCCGATATGTGGTCAATACGGTTGGATCTTCGTCCACGACCTTCCAATATGACACGATCGATAAGAAAAACCAGCTGCTGATTACGTTACCAAGCTTGTTTAGAGATGAAAGTTACGTTCAAACGATAAGTCAAAATATTAAAGAGCAAATGCTGCAGCGCATGAAAGATGACCCGTCCAAAGTGTACTGGGTGGAGGGAGCTCCCATTGACGCGAAAATGGCGATTTTTAAAACCATCAAGAAAGATCAAAGCTTCTATATCAATGCTCAGAATAAATTGGTCATCGTCTTTCAAAAGTATGAGGTCACTCCAGGGTATATGGGCGTCGTCGAATTCGTCATTCCAACGAATCTGATTTCGGAACAATTGAGTACACATGCCTATCTTTCGCCCGAATAA
- a CDS encoding ribonuclease H-like YkuK family protein produces MKFSNKFSTTNQSLEFRNTTERGLNLNTVHERILQFMRQDPVATYKFIIGTDCQVHTGHTKFITGVVIQRLGKGAWACYRQVIVPRALYSIKEKLSMETTLSEEIAMYFDENKRSEMENIIMPHVYQGATFDMYIHIDAGDDENRNRTAKFVQEMVRRVESVGMVPVIKPDCYVASAYANRFSKKPYRPQYEENEVRDGSL; encoded by the coding sequence TTGAAATTTTCCAACAAATTTTCAACGACCAACCAGTCACTGGAATTTAGGAACACAACGGAAAGAGGACTTAACCTGAATACCGTGCACGAACGGATTCTTCAGTTTATGCGACAAGACCCTGTAGCAACCTACAAATTTATTATCGGCACTGACTGTCAAGTGCACACAGGGCATACGAAATTCATTACTGGCGTGGTTATTCAGCGACTAGGGAAAGGCGCATGGGCGTGTTATCGGCAAGTGATCGTGCCCAGAGCCCTTTACTCCATTAAAGAGAAACTGTCGATGGAAACCACTTTAAGTGAAGAAATTGCGATGTATTTTGACGAGAATAAGCGTTCAGAGATGGAAAATATTATTATGCCGCACGTATATCAAGGCGCTACGTTCGATATGTATATTCATATTGATGCGGGAGATGACGAGAATCGCAATCGAACCGCCAAGTTCGTTCAAGAAATGGTAAGACGTGTCGAGTCAGTGGGCATGGTGCCTGTGATTAAGCCAGATTGCTATGTAGCTTCTGCGTATGCGAACCGGTTCTCGAAGAAACCGTACCGACCCCAATATGAGGAGAATGAGGTTAGGGATGGCAGCTTATAA
- the xerS gene encoding tyrosine recombinase XerS: MNIIKVKDRQELDRRVPSMPWFIEKFINYKLPDLSPSSLLEYVRDYEIFLSWLLAEGLSTATAMNQVTLDDLEKLHMDSINNFRMFLATRKVQANGKTTINRKLSALRSLFHYLSQIAEDDDFYPLLKRNVMAKVEIKRSHKAKDSAAKLEGKLLQETEIVEFIDYVKHGYEHDVATNKQALYAYELNKVRDACIITLILNSGLRVSEVFNLNVDDIDLKMKLTHVYRKGKNDDTFKTPVYFRLDAIQALTDYLAIRSTRYKPVKREKALFLAIANGKKEGERMTKRAIQELVIKYAKRFGKPFLSVHKLRHSFATDYYLQNDLYKTQEQLGHASPETTQIYAHLTDRTMSEAIDRRLES, translated from the coding sequence ATGAATATTATTAAGGTGAAGGATCGGCAAGAACTGGATCGGCGCGTCCCCTCCATGCCTTGGTTTATTGAGAAATTCATCAATTATAAGCTCCCCGACCTCTCCCCCTCATCGCTGCTCGAGTATGTCCGAGATTATGAAATCTTCTTGTCCTGGCTACTGGCAGAAGGCTTGAGTACAGCGACAGCGATGAATCAAGTAACACTAGATGATCTAGAGAAATTACATATGGACAGCATCAATAATTTTCGCATGTTCTTAGCTACACGTAAAGTGCAAGCAAATGGCAAAACAACGATTAACCGCAAGCTCTCGGCGCTTCGCTCCTTATTTCATTATTTGAGCCAAATTGCCGAGGACGATGACTTCTACCCGCTTCTGAAGCGGAATGTGATGGCCAAGGTCGAAATTAAGCGCTCCCATAAAGCGAAGGATAGTGCGGCCAAGCTGGAAGGAAAGCTGCTGCAAGAAACCGAAATCGTGGAGTTCATTGACTATGTCAAGCACGGGTATGAGCACGATGTTGCGACCAATAAACAAGCGCTCTATGCGTATGAATTAAATAAAGTTCGCGATGCTTGTATCATCACGCTGATTCTTAATTCTGGTTTGCGTGTATCCGAAGTGTTCAACTTGAATGTCGATGATATTGATCTGAAAATGAAGCTCACCCACGTATACCGTAAAGGTAAAAATGACGATACATTCAAAACGCCCGTCTATTTCAGACTCGATGCGATTCAAGCTTTAACTGATTATTTAGCCATTCGTTCCACACGCTATAAGCCTGTAAAAAGAGAAAAAGCCCTCTTCCTTGCCATCGCAAATGGCAAAAAAGAAGGCGAACGAATGACGAAACGCGCCATTCAAGAGCTTGTGATCAAATATGCCAAGCGTTTCGGCAAACCTTTTCTGTCTGTACATAAGCTGCGGCATTCCTTCGCCACGGATTACTACTTACAGAATGACTTGTACAAAACGCAAGAACAACTGGGACACGCGTCGCCAGAAACGACGCAAATCTATGCACACCTCACGGACCGCACGATGTCCGAGGCCATCGATCGACGATTGGAATCCTGA
- a CDS encoding YwbE family protein, translating to MNGQNRKDVVPGKEVHIVLKQDQRSGKLTRGIVKDLLTNSPTHPHGIKVRLTDGQVGRVKEIISPSS from the coding sequence ATGAATGGACAAAATCGAAAAGATGTCGTACCTGGCAAAGAGGTACACATCGTGTTAAAGCAGGATCAGCGCAGCGGAAAGTTAACGCGGGGGATCGTGAAAGATCTTCTGACGAATTCCCCAACGCATCCGCATGGGATCAAAGTAAGACTCACCGATGGACAAGTTGGTCGTGTGAAAGAAATTATTTCGCCGTCCAGCTGA
- a CDS encoding YolD-like family protein, with translation MAKQKVAKRPTRDEFVLEEIGNQLSEAKMENSEIVLTVWGREEIVRGTIEAMDSRTGRVHMKCNGEIDKVPFMDIMKVEYPRD, from the coding sequence ATGGCAAAACAAAAAGTAGCCAAGCGGCCGACACGCGACGAATTCGTACTCGAAGAAATCGGCAATCAATTGTCGGAAGCGAAGATGGAGAATTCCGAAATTGTTTTGACGGTATGGGGGAGAGAAGAGATCGTCCGTGGCACGATTGAAGCGATGGACTCCCGAACAGGGAGAGTGCACATGAAGTGTAACGGAGAGATCGATAAAGTCCCGTTCATGGATATTATGAAAGTGGAGTACCCGCGAGATTAG
- a CDS encoding thiamine pyrophosphate-dependent enzyme, producing MSIDIKKELGQAKVEQRIVYESGNEMAAYAAHQINYHVMGYFPISPSTEVAQFLDLMKSNGQHDIVLIPADGEHGSAGICYGASTAGGRVFNATSANGYLYMLEQMPVQSGTRFPMVLNLVCRSVSGPLNIHGDHSDLYYALNTGWPILMCRDPQAVYDMNIMALKLAEDPAVRLPVMVASDGYFTSHQKRRVQTFAHRADVHAFIGEKPQGFPDTLDRNNPITVGPYMNEPDYINNCYQQSVAMYNAEEVFDRIRQEYADLTGRDYPILDLYRMEDAEVAVFLMNSASEIIKDVVDQLREKGIKAGALAPNLIRPFPAKQIAAALKNVKAITVGDRADSYGGHGGNMVNEIKAALFTEGNRDTLVISRIYGLGGKDFYAEDGHNLFQFAIDAMESGKVEVPFDYYGHTPGDPSKAPKRVLTPMKYEDLNTGLITVTPDENTGKLNVRIPPLRSLTKKPKRIAPGHGACPGCGIFSGLELFFKGIEGDIVSIFHTGCAMVVTTGYPYSAHKATYIHNLFQNGAATLSGVVEMFWERKRRGELDHLGLKDDFTFVMITGDGGMDIGMGPAIGAALRNHKMIILEYDNEGYMNTGAQLSYSTPMGHRTSTSNVGKHQGGKVFHHKDTAQIMAATHIPYVFTGSEAYPQDLVKKAAKAQWYAQHEGLVYGKILIACPLNWLSDDQEGSNIVGAAVDSCFFPLYEVEHGVTTITYNPEEKSKKIPLSDWLKTMGKTKHLTKPEYEGSLKSFETEVDRRWNMLKAKHENAYL from the coding sequence ATGTCCATTGATATCAAGAAGGAATTAGGGCAAGCCAAAGTCGAGCAGCGCATCGTGTATGAATCAGGGAATGAAATGGCGGCTTATGCAGCTCATCAAATTAATTATCACGTCATGGGTTACTTTCCGATTTCACCATCCACGGAGGTTGCTCAGTTTCTAGATCTCATGAAGTCCAATGGACAGCATGATATTGTTCTTATTCCTGCTGACGGGGAGCACGGCTCCGCGGGTATATGTTATGGTGCATCAACTGCTGGCGGCCGCGTATTCAACGCGACTAGCGCCAACGGTTATTTGTACATGTTAGAGCAAATGCCAGTGCAATCTGGAACAAGGTTCCCAATGGTTCTAAACCTGGTGTGCCGATCTGTATCGGGGCCGCTGAACATTCATGGTGATCATTCAGATCTGTACTATGCCTTGAATACGGGATGGCCAATCCTGATGTGCCGCGATCCGCAAGCGGTATATGATATGAATATTATGGCGTTAAAATTAGCCGAAGACCCAGCGGTGCGCCTGCCTGTCATGGTTGCTTCGGACGGTTATTTCACCTCTCACCAGAAGCGTCGTGTACAAACTTTTGCACATCGGGCAGATGTGCATGCCTTCATCGGCGAGAAGCCGCAAGGCTTCCCAGATACCTTAGATCGAAATAATCCGATAACGGTCGGACCGTATATGAATGAGCCGGATTATATCAATAACTGTTATCAACAATCGGTGGCGATGTATAACGCCGAAGAAGTGTTTGACCGCATTCGGCAAGAATATGCCGATTTGACGGGTCGTGACTATCCGATTCTTGATTTGTATCGGATGGAAGACGCGGAAGTCGCGGTGTTCTTGATGAATTCGGCCTCCGAAATCATCAAAGACGTCGTCGACCAGCTACGCGAGAAGGGCATTAAAGCAGGTGCGCTCGCACCGAATTTGATCCGTCCATTCCCAGCGAAGCAGATTGCAGCGGCGCTGAAGAACGTAAAGGCGATCACCGTAGGCGATCGCGCGGATTCGTATGGCGGACATGGCGGTAACATGGTCAATGAAATTAAGGCGGCCCTGTTCACTGAAGGGAATAGGGACACGCTTGTCATAAGCCGAATCTATGGCTTAGGCGGGAAGGACTTTTATGCCGAGGATGGGCATAACTTGTTCCAATTCGCCATCGACGCGATGGAGAGCGGCAAGGTCGAAGTGCCTTTCGATTACTACGGGCATACACCTGGAGATCCATCGAAAGCACCGAAGCGCGTGTTGACACCGATGAAGTATGAAGATTTGAATACAGGACTTATCACGGTTACACCAGATGAGAATACAGGGAAGTTGAATGTGCGGATCCCGCCGCTGCGCTCACTGACGAAGAAGCCGAAGCGGATTGCGCCAGGGCATGGCGCGTGTCCAGGGTGCGGTATTTTCTCAGGTCTGGAGCTGTTCTTTAAAGGCATCGAAGGCGATATCGTTTCCATTTTCCACACAGGATGTGCGATGGTTGTCACGACGGGTTACCCTTATTCAGCGCATAAAGCTACGTATATCCATAACCTGTTCCAGAATGGTGCTGCGACGCTGTCTGGGGTGGTCGAAATGTTCTGGGAGCGTAAGCGCCGCGGTGAGCTTGATCATCTGGGGTTAAAGGACGATTTCACCTTCGTGATGATTACGGGCGACGGCGGGATGGATATTGGCATGGGGCCAGCGATCGGGGCTGCGTTGCGTAACCACAAGATGATCATTCTGGAGTACGATAATGAAGGATACATGAACACAGGCGCGCAACTGAGCTACTCGACACCGATGGGGCATCGGACTTCGACGTCCAACGTAGGGAAGCATCAAGGCGGGAAGGTGTTCCATCACAAGGATACCGCGCAAATTATGGCCGCGACGCATATTCCTTATGTGTTTACAGGCTCGGAAGCGTACCCGCAGGATTTGGTGAAAAAAGCCGCAAAGGCACAATGGTATGCTCAACATGAAGGCCTCGTATACGGCAAAATTCTCATCGCCTGCCCGCTTAACTGGCTGTCGGACGATCAGGAAGGCTCCAATATCGTGGGGGCTGCCGTTGACTCTTGCTTCTTCCCACTATACGAAGTGGAGCATGGTGTCACGACCATTACGTATAATCCTGAAGAAAAGAGCAAGAAGATTCCGCTGTCCGACTGGCTGAAGACGATGGGTAAAACGAAGCATCTCACGAAGCCAGAGTATGAAGGTTCACTAAAGTCGTTTGAGACCGAGGTTGACCGCAGGTGGAATATGTTAAAAGCGAAGCATGAGAATGCTTATCTATAA
- a CDS encoding AraC family transcriptional regulator yields MPRFMDNTISPYPLRIITLPIDASKLKLQSLRILNVGHLPGRIMYREHATFEKWAIVYIAGGSGTYRVNQGPVQQVESGSLFVFRPNCTYHYGPAPGGYWDEFYFSLEGSRIKEWQESWLTQLDQVKQVGTEDAAQQHRIERIFNLMESGIPGNIDRAALLVESLLFEFIQGAEASSDTPKSQQHSNLIEDLTLSIYQAFDAQAFANRHHISLSTLRRIVNDYSGFPLNTYIHRMKMAEAKNILLNTTDSVKVIASSLGYKDEFYFSRIFKKYVGVSPLLFRKSMHT; encoded by the coding sequence ATGCCTAGATTCATGGACAATACGATAAGCCCCTATCCGCTTCGTATCATTACACTGCCTATTGATGCTAGTAAATTAAAGCTGCAATCCCTTCGAATATTAAATGTCGGTCATTTACCTGGGCGTATTATGTATCGGGAACATGCCACTTTCGAGAAGTGGGCTATCGTCTATATTGCTGGAGGCAGCGGCACATACCGTGTAAATCAGGGACCTGTTCAGCAGGTTGAAAGCGGCAGTTTATTTGTTTTTCGCCCCAATTGCACATATCATTACGGCCCTGCGCCTGGCGGCTATTGGGATGAATTTTATTTCTCGTTGGAGGGTTCACGTATCAAAGAATGGCAAGAAAGCTGGCTGACGCAACTCGATCAAGTTAAGCAAGTTGGAACGGAAGATGCCGCGCAGCAGCATCGCATTGAGCGCATTTTTAACCTGATGGAAAGCGGTATTCCGGGCAATATTGATCGTGCTGCTTTGCTTGTTGAATCCCTATTATTTGAATTCATACAAGGTGCGGAAGCATCCTCGGATACGCCAAAATCTCAGCAGCATAGTAATCTGATAGAAGATCTCACACTTTCCATCTATCAAGCTTTTGATGCCCAAGCATTTGCTAATCGGCACCATATTTCATTATCAACACTGCGAAGAATTGTGAATGACTACTCGGGGTTCCCATTAAATACCTATATACATAGGATGAAAATGGCCGAGGCCAAAAACATTTTGCTTAACACGACGGATTCCGTAAAAGTCATTGCAAGTTCACTTGGCTATAAGGATGAATTTTATTTTTCGCGGATATTCAAGAAATATGTCGGCGTTTCTCCACTTCTCTTTCGAAAGTCCATGCATACGTAA
- the mgrA gene encoding L-glyceraldehyde 3-phosphate reductase, whose product MVYQASSTRYAEMKYNRSGKSGLKLPAISLGLWHNFGGVDLHENGKAMLLRSFDLGITHFDLANNYGPPPGSAEELMGRVLKSDLAAYRDELIISTKAGYYMWEGPYGEWGSKKYLVSSLDQSLKRMGLEYVDIFYSHRPDPNTPLEETMAALDQIVRQGKALYVGISSYSPEQTKEAAAILKRMGTPLLIHQPVYSMFNRWIEDGLQDVLDENGVGSIAFCPLAQGLLTNKYVSGIPADSRAGRPGTFLKSNDITEEKLSQINQLNEIASSRGQSLAQMALAWVLRGGRVTSALIGASRVSQIEENVAALKNLEFAPEELDAIEKILK is encoded by the coding sequence ATGGTCTATCAAGCTAGTTCTACGCGTTATGCAGAAATGAAATATAATCGTTCGGGTAAGTCGGGGCTTAAACTGCCAGCCATTTCGTTGGGGCTATGGCACAATTTCGGCGGGGTAGACCTGCATGAGAACGGGAAGGCGATGCTGCTTCGTTCCTTTGATTTGGGAATTACCCACTTCGACTTAGCGAACAACTACGGGCCTCCGCCAGGATCTGCGGAAGAACTGATGGGTCGCGTGCTGAAGAGTGATCTGGCTGCGTACCGTGACGAGCTCATTATCTCCACTAAAGCAGGGTATTACATGTGGGAAGGGCCATACGGGGAGTGGGGCTCCAAGAAATATCTCGTTTCCAGCTTGGATCAAAGTTTGAAGCGCATGGGTCTTGAATATGTAGATATCTTCTACTCTCACCGACCAGATCCGAACACACCGCTTGAAGAAACCATGGCTGCACTGGATCAAATCGTTCGTCAAGGGAAAGCTCTCTATGTGGGAATATCCAGCTATTCGCCTGAGCAAACGAAGGAAGCTGCTGCTATTCTGAAACGTATGGGGACACCTCTGTTAATTCATCAACCTGTATACAGCATGTTTAATCGTTGGATTGAGGATGGCTTGCAAGATGTGCTGGATGAAAATGGTGTAGGCAGTATCGCTTTCTGTCCACTAGCGCAGGGATTGTTAACGAATAAATACGTAAGTGGTATCCCGGCAGATTCAAGAGCTGGACGTCCGGGCACGTTCTTGAAATCAAATGATATTACGGAAGAGAAGCTAAGCCAAATCAATCAACTGAACGAAATCGCAAGTTCACGCGGTCAAAGCTTGGCGCAAATGGCGCTAGCTTGGGTGTTACGCGGCGGACGTGTGACGTCTGCATTGATCGGGGCGAGCCGCGTTTCTCAAATCGAGGAAAATGTGGCTGCTTTGAAAAACCTGGAGTTCGCTCCGGAAGAACTCGACGCAATCGAAAAAATCCTGAAGTAA
- a CDS encoding ADP-heptose synthase, whose translation MNKTFIIEAVMLAVHGQLMLPVKPVTYLIPYTTIQELYELQTSDEPIMVHTEDDGFVKGMIGELIHFFEESFNKKKVEKALTMPWGKSPPLPINEHVILQIVNAIDNEAYGDHLDPIETELILTAMKEKAVILTDQMEFIDRIIEMAIPVETCDVEDFEFVVEDDNQV comes from the coding sequence ATGAACAAAACGTTTATCATTGAAGCTGTCATGCTAGCTGTCCATGGTCAGTTAATGCTGCCTGTGAAGCCTGTGACGTATCTCATCCCGTATACAACGATTCAGGAGTTATATGAGTTGCAAACGAGCGATGAACCGATTATGGTACACACGGAAGACGATGGTTTTGTCAAAGGGATGATTGGCGAGCTGATTCATTTCTTTGAGGAATCTTTTAATAAGAAAAAAGTTGAAAAAGCGTTGACGATGCCATGGGGAAAAAGCCCGCCATTGCCGATCAATGAACATGTGATTTTACAAATTGTTAATGCGATTGATAATGAGGCTTATGGCGATCATCTGGATCCCATCGAAACGGAATTGATTCTAACTGCAATGAAAGAAAAAGCGGTGATTCTGACCGATCAAATGGAATTTATCGACAGAATTATCGAGATGGCCATTCCTGTTGAGACGTGTGATGTAGAGGATTTCGAGTTTGTCGTGGAAGACGATAATCAAGTATAG